The Mangrovibacterium diazotrophicum DNA window CCAAAAGTGGAATTGGTTCCGGCTCGAATCGGGTTGTTAATTTTGAAGAGAACGTAAAGCGGGTTTTTCCTTTCGATCCTTTTTTAGTCGTGATCATCAAAACCCCGTTACCCCCTTTAGTACCCCAAATAGCGGTTGCCGCAGCATCTTTCAATACTTCGATTGATTCGATGTCTGTTGGTGCAATGTTGATCAACTGACCAAAGTCTTCAGCATTGGCGGTTGCAAAGTTAAAGTCGTCGCTAATGGTCGTGCTGTAAGGAATACCATCGATAACGATCAGTGGGTCGGCAGAAGCGTTCAAGGTACTCGTACCACGAATACGGATTGAACTTTTCGCACCCGGGTCACCACCCGAAATGATATCCACACCACCAAGCTGACCTTGAAGTGCTTCTTCCAGTGAAGTAACAGGCGAAACAGACATGATCTCATCCATATCAACACGTTGAGTTGCTGCGGTCTGTTGTTTTTCAGTGATACCGGTAACACGGTCAACGTGCCGGCCTTGTACCACAACTTCAGTCACAACTTTGTCTTCCGATTCCAGGACCACGTCAATCGTTGGCTGACCGGTGTAAGGAATCTTCTTACTTTTTAAACCAATGAATGAGAAGATGATATTGAGTCCTTCTTCGTTGGCAGGAACCCGGAAATTATATTCGCCATTGGGGCCCGTTGCCACACCGGTTAAGAAACGGTTTTGGTTGTTGGCAACAACCACGTTCGCCCCGGGTATAGGTTGCTTTTCTCCGTTTACCATTTCAAAAACCCGACCGGACAGAACCTTCGTATTCTGTGCCTGAAGCATTCCTGAAAACAGGAGTATAAAGACGATTATTAAATATTTTATTTTATTCATAGTGAATCGGTTTCATGAGAAATACTAATTTTTCTTACAGTAGCTAAATCATTCAACGACCGAGTGATTTTTGCTTTGAATGTTAAATCCTTCATCGTTTAACAAGCCTTAAAGTACCCCGTTGATATAGTGTACCCCACCATCACTATAGGAAAATGGGAAATAATCGAAGTCAGGAACTACATCTACACTCGTTCCGGTACCATAGCTTGCATCATTCAATTGTACACTCAATTTTGATCCGTTATCAGTGATTGTCAACGTAGAGGCAATATTTCCGCCTGACAGGTAGGATCTGATTGTTGAATAATTCCCGTTTACACCTGATCCTAGATAAGGATAAGTTGTAAGACCGTTGTATTCTGCAGGCACAAAATAGCATCTCAAGTAAGCCGCCAACGCATCCGCGTCAGTCAGCCCGCCAGCTGTATCTACACCTGGAATTTTACCTGCTGCAATGGCTGCGTCAAGCGCATCATTAGTTGGTACAAACACCATAAAATGCGCCTCGTCAGCACGAACAACATCCAGAAAATCAATTGTTCCTGCAGATGAATTTACAACACCGGCAGTCCGCAACAGCTGAGAAAACTTCTGATACGGATAGGTAGCATCTGAAGTAATCGCCAAACGATATTCAGCAGAGGCTGTAGAAAGGACTGGTCTGAAAATTTCGGGGCTGTCGTAGGTATAAGCCTTACCGTTACTCCAAGGCAAACCGTTGTAACTTGTTTCAGTTAAGTCGTAGAACTCAACTGTGCTGCTTGGATTTTCAAAATAGCTATTGAATAAGACGCTCGTTGTAATTTGACCATCTTTCAGATACCAGTATGAATAAGGGATATTGGTGCGAAGCACTTGTGTACCACTTGTTGATATTGTTTTATTTCCAGTCACCGTGTGCAGGTTAACAGTCTCGGTCATAGCTGAATTGCTCATCGACGCATAATCGCCATCGTCAGACGACCACAGCTCGCCATCTACAACTCCCATTCCACCTTCTGTCATTTGCGCGTTGCTTGGAATCAAAAGTGTGAAACTGGATTCATCGCTCGACAAACCAACCAACAAACTGGTTGCATCAAGCATATACAGATACCACGAAAGATCCTTATTCTGGAAAGCCGGACCGGTTACTGATTTGTACATATCCGGTGGAGTTAACTCTTCCAAACCGTAGAAAACACCGTTTTGACAAACCACGCGGTTTTCGGCGGGTACTGCGTCAACATCGAAATAAATTGTTGTATTGTAACTATTCACAACTTCGCCGCCTTTAATCTCTTCAGGGAAAACAATAGACGAACCGTAAAAAGTGTTTCTGATTAAGTAGCGCATCGCGATGCTATTAACTGAATCCAGATTTGCATATCCTCCCGGAGCCCAGTACTCGTCAAAAAATTGGTCAAAGGCTGTATTTGAAGGTGCAAACGTACTGAAAGCCAAGCTCGAATTTGTGTAAATATTCCGATAGTTCGAAGACGGCCATTCCAATGCAATGGAAGCCAAAGGCAATTCGTGCAGGTGAAGATACAAATCGGTGCCATTACCAAAGTCAACGGTTAATTGGTCATCGTATTCGTAATAATCGTAATTGTCGTACAATTTCAAATAGGTTGAATAATCTGAACGACTTTTCAACTCGTTATAAATTGTATTCAATGGTTCAACGACACGATCAACCATATATAGATAACCGTTACCGGTAATCACCTCATACTCATCGACTGACGCATTCGAAACATTAAAGCCCTGATCTCCAGTCCAGGTAGAACCGGAGTAGAAATACTCGTAGTTGTATTTTGCGTCAATACCTTTCGTATCAAACATCCGATACGAGAATACCGGCAACATCGCTTCAGCGTGATATACTGTCACTTCATTACCAGCTGTATCAATTTCCAAGGTGGGTGCTTCGTAACTGCGTGTACGGAATTTGTAGTACAATCCTGCTCCTACGTTCTTTTCATCTTCTGTAGCATCGTCACCCTGACCTGGTCGGAAGTTCACCAATTTGTCTTCAGTGTAAGAATAATACATGATGTGGAAACCAATGAGTTTTTGCAGTTCTGCAACTGTAAAATCTGCAATGGAACCTTTACCAGCTTTTGTCAGGTAAGTGGCGAAGGCTTCATCGTTTGGAGCCATAACGGTCACCAAACTTTTACCTTCTAAAATGGGTTTAAAACCGGCTAGTTCGGCGCCTTCAAGAAAAATAGAATAATCTCCCTGGCCTTCCAGTACCTCCCAGGCACTACCTTTTAACCAGTCAGGAGACTCATAATGCTTATCCATTTCATTTTCGCAAGAAAACAAAACCAGCATAAGCATTAAAACGCCCAGAATCTTTGTTAAACTTTTTGTTCTTTTCATAAGCATTTAATAGTTAGATCAGCATAGCTATAATTTTTGATTTGGTCCTGATTCAGAAACCAAAGGCTGAAAAGGGAAGCAAACTTGAATTTTTATCAAATGCAGGCGCGTTCGAAAGAATCGGGAATAATACCAAAGTTGACCCAAACTCTTGAACCAAAACGGAGTCCGGATTCAGAAGTAAGGCACAACGGATTAGTCGGTCAAATCAAAAAAACTGATTAAACGAAAAATCGCAGCAAAGCACGCCTGTATTTCAACAAAACAAGCTGGCTAAACTTTCAACTCTGGATTACTTATTTCAATTGAGGTAATTCGGGAAACTGAATTGTTCCCAAAACATTCCGACAGAAGGGAATGCTTTCCGATGTCAGGTAACACCGGACGGTAATTCCGAATACACGGAACTCCGCTTTTAAACAGGTTTTTCATAGTAGTAGTGTAGTAGTTATTATTAATATATCTAAAGTAATATCTCGCAAAAATCAACGAAAACTCACTTCGTATATACATGTTGATTTTCGAACTTCTGCCGGTTTAAAGCATTCTGTCTTTCAATCAACATCGTCAAAATCGCTTTCAATAAGCTTTTCCGACGGTAGTTTAGTTCTCTGCGAATATCATCAATCAATTTTATAAAAGCAAATTAAAAATCACGGAATTACCTCAAAAATTCGTGCAACGAAAAAAAATAAAATCATAAAATACTACATAACAATACTTTAACAGAATTGAATTTATTTGAGTAAAAAGTACATTTATTTTCGAGCTTAATTTCAAAATCCGGTGTGTGCGCCAAGCAGTCGAACAAATTTTGGGTCCAATCCTGTTTATCAGGATCAATGTTTTATTTTTGCCTCAAAATATTTCAATATGGCTCCGGGCAATTTATCAGAACACGAAAAGTTATTTTTCGAAGATGGTTACCGTTTAGGTAAAGAAGCGGCAAAACACACCAAAAACGAACCGATGTTTTTGGCCTACATATCCGAAATGTACCAAGCAATCGACGGGCTGATTGACTCGATCCTTGCCATGGCCAGGAAACAAAACATATCGGTTGACTGCAAAAAAGGATGTGAATTTTGTTGCCACCAGGCTGTATACGCCAATTCGTATGAGTTGCATTACCTGGGAAATTTCATCAAGAGCAATTTTACCAACGAGCAGAAAGACGAGGCTCAGCAGAAAGCTGAAAAGAAAAATCAAAAAACGTCGCCAC harbors:
- a CDS encoding fasciclin domain-containing protein, with amino-acid sequence MDKHYESPDWLKGSAWEVLEGQGDYSIFLEGAELAGFKPILEGKSLVTVMAPNDEAFATYLTKAGKGSIADFTVAELQKLIGFHIMYYSYTEDKLVNFRPGQGDDATEDEKNVGAGLYYKFRTRSYEAPTLEIDTAGNEVTVYHAEAMLPVFSYRMFDTKGIDAKYNYEYFYSGSTWTGDQGFNVSNASVDEYEVITGNGYLYMVDRVVEPLNTIYNELKSRSDYSTYLKLYDNYDYYEYDDQLTVDFGNGTDLYLHLHELPLASIALEWPSSNYRNIYTNSSLAFSTFAPSNTAFDQFFDEYWAPGGYANLDSVNSIAMRYLIRNTFYGSSIVFPEEIKGGEVVNSYNTTIYFDVDAVPAENRVVCQNGVFYGLEELTPPDMYKSVTGPAFQNKDLSWYLYMLDATSLLVGLSSDESSFTLLIPSNAQMTEGGMGVVDGELWSSDDGDYASMSNSAMTETVNLHTVTGNKTISTSGTQVLRTNIPYSYWYLKDGQITTSVLFNSYFENPSSTVEFYDLTETSYNGLPWSNGKAYTYDSPEIFRPVLSTASAEYRLAITSDATYPYQKFSQLLRTAGVVNSSAGTIDFLDVVRADEAHFMVFVPTNDALDAAIAAGKIPGVDTAGGLTDADALAAYLRCYFVPAEYNGLTTYPYLGSGVNGNYSTIRSYLSGGNIASTLTITDNGSKLSVQLNDASYGTGTSVDVVPDFDYFPFSYSDGGVHYINGVL
- a CDS encoding YkgJ family cysteine cluster protein — its product is MAPGNLSEHEKLFFEDGYRLGKEAAKHTKNEPMFLAYISEMYQAIDGLIDSILAMARKQNISVDCKKGCEFCCHQAVYANSYELHYLGNFIKSNFTNEQKDEAQQKAEKKNQKTSPLSQEQVLKYKSPCPLLEKGACSAYAARPMACRIYLSMKLSSCVEFYKNPDNPNNFPQLLDFPLTAGRMMNEGFTAALREAGTETAEFRLEEGLESVLKYGAKL